ATCTTTCCATCTTTGGAGAGACGAGGACTTACTCATTTCTCATAATATTTCCATGGGGAAACAAAGCAATAAACTATATCACATTCAACAACATGTTTTATCACTGGTAGTCGGACACCATAAGTTACTTTCTAATAGAATAGATCTTTAATCTGCTTCATGAGCCCGTCTTTAAGAGAAGCGTTACAGCAATTTTTCTAACTGTCTCATAGCTCTGAGAACATCTTTATTTCTCACGCTATAGATTAAAGGATTTGACAAAGGTGTCACTACAATATGAAATACTGATAATATTTTGTCTCTGTTTTCATCTACAGAGACCTTTGATCTCAAGAACATAACCAACGTTATTCCATAGAACATTGCTACTACAATCAGGTGTGAAATACAAGTGGAAAAAGCTTTGTATCGTCCAGACTGGATTCTCATTACTAAAACGATAATTCTACAGTAAGAGAACAAGATGAGAATAAGAGGAACCAACAGTACAATGACACTCCCACCCAATGTCATGACGTCAAGTGCAGAGGTATCGCTGCATGATAAGAGCATTAGTGAAGGAAATACACAAAAGAAATGGTTAATTACATTAGGTCCACAAAATGTTAAGCTACATAAAAAGAAGGTCTGAACTGATGACAAAGCACAGCTCACAGTCCATGTAATTGTGATCATCCTTGTACAGGTTGATGTACTCATTACCATGTGGTAGCGCAGGGGTTTACAGATTGCGATGAATCGATCGTATGCCATGAACACCAGGAGGATGTATTCACTTGATCCtagaagaatataaaaaaatatctgggTTGAGCAGCTTGCATACGATATGCTATTTTCCTCGCACATTAAATTGACAAGCATCTTTGGAACAATGACTGAAGGAACGCCAATATTAATGATTGACAGATTAATGAGGAAGAAATACATAGGATTATGCAGATGATGGTCGAAGCTCACAGCCAGGATAAGAAGACCATTAGCAGCCAGCGAGGCCACGTAGGCGACCAGAAAGATGATAAATAATATAACTTGTATACTGGGGTCACTGGACAGTCCGAGAAGAATGAATTCTGTCACCGTACTGCGATTCatacttttatgttttaattgTAGATTATTTACAAGGAATCACCATGAGCTACAGAAAGACATTTTCAAACATTACAATTCtaatttttactatttatttgttaatattgaATGGAAAATGTATATGCTTTCTTTACATTGGTGACCAATGTGATAATTAACCCAATGTTCTCCCGCTGCAAACGTGTTACAAAGGAGGGTGTTACACTTCTTTAACATCCACATTCAGTCCACCTGCACTCCATCCTGTCTCTTAACTGATTTGCCCTTTTCTCAACTCCTCATGGTGAAGATACATCCTCTGAGTAGACTAGGAATTCCTAGGTGGTCACTGTCTCTCCTGACAGTTACCGTACACCCTATCGTGATGGAGTTCTTTATTCTGTATTCTTTCTTTAGATATATTTGATAGACGTGGAGATTCGTTTCGGGCTGAGCTGGTGATCAGCCTAACTCTGGAATTCTGAGACAAAATGTACCCAAGTCACAGACCAACAAAACTGTCCAATGCTGAACATGCTCATTTCATTGTCATTGATAGGAATAAAGATGATTGATAGTACATTGATTGGCCCATAATATAGTTTCTAAAATGGAATCTTGTTTCTGGAATTCTCCTCGTACTCTCGTATTCTCCTGACATTTGGCTAAAATATGGGCATCCCAAAAAGTGTTCCATTTTGGGAACTATTTTTGGCCAAGCTGAATTTTCTCACAGTACACTAGTCTAATATCTGATGCCTAGATTATTTTCTCTTTCTAGATCATATTCATAGTAACATTCATTAAAAtctaaaaacctatttaaaatataaaacatttcagCAAAGGAATAAAGGTTTTAAAATCCTGAAAGTTATTCAATTATTTTCCTGTTGGAGCTGGTCTCACTTAGGATGAGGATGCTAATCATCACCAACTACCTGGTGTATTCCACTAGATCCAGAGGTTCCTCAAGTGATTTTGGTCCCTTGTACATTGAAGGTACCTTTACTGTAGGACACTATCAGACTAACAGAACAGAAGAAGAACAATAAACGAAGGAGAAAAATACTTTTCATACGTCTGGTAGCGAACCCTCTCTGTAGATCAATAGGGCATTGTTATAAACGTATTTACTATTTAATAATTCTTACAATTTAATGGGCCACTAATGTAAGAATCCAGACTACTTAATCTCAATTATGTGGTTTGGGCAGAGCGGTGGAAtcattttaactctgcaatgtctTCAATGCAAGGTTAAACACTCCTGTAGTGGTTGTCTTCCAGGCAGACACAAGAGGTGTTTCAGCTGTCCTGCTCAGCCACATAATGCTGAAGCTATAGGAAATAATTTAATACGATACTTTCATATCAAAACGATCATCGGAGGAGGCCATACTGTGGGGGGCTCAAAGGCACGCAGCACtggaaaaaaagtgagtaaaattcttgtttaatttattttatagtgaACGGAGGTATGGTGAACCCTATCGCattacaggtttatattcctaacactgtaggaTCCCTTTAATGACCTTGTTGAAATTGCCCTACTTAAAAACCCCTTTCTACCATAGTCAAGTACAAACAATTTCTGGGAAGAAAGAACATTACATttcaataataacattaatattaaaatagttaATATGTTATAAATGTTCTCCCCAACAATCATTTTATGTCTGATTTCACACAGTGGAAGGATACATAACTGACTGTACAAATCtcaatatactgtttttttttccttttacttgATCCTGGtccttgcttacaaatctctacacaatgctgctccgacctatTTATCCTCACTAatgcacaaatatgtcccgtctaggcccctacgctctgccggaaatccacatctatcctctgtttgtactcccacctctgatgctcagcAATGCTGCACCATTCCCATGGAACACCATTCCCCTCTCTGTAAGACTtttacccagcctccactccttcagaaaatctttgcaaactcacttcttcaggaaagtgtatcaattaaactgtgaacagctttctctccctgtggctgaaccaacctcgccactgcgaactggagaagcctggttgctagcctcctgcccagtgattatggccctgtgtgagcggtgataccccagatagctataccatggagcctattcatataatgaaagactatgggaaagactttagctccatggcaattgtactgtgtgaataggatctgcgcgctattcggtagttttgtgcgctcagatcccagctatctggggataagtgaaatgtctgtgtgttatggataaaaagtaactttctgtattttaaagtattttatgtattttacttgacatgcgcacagtcattattcggcttgtggcattttcttccccataacccaccaataaacacagacaccaattttctgttggaaaataaaagtccacagctttatttaaatttttcaataaacaagataacaaattggggtcattgccaaataaattaatttacccccacccccatccgtacagcattaacccagacaatgaccccataccataaacaatatataacaatataaataacacataaatataacacacggcctaccaaagaggccccataattataactttattaactgtaggggtgtaccgagacacccctacaccaccaggttcggagccaccgatgagctcgaaccaacagaccacttccaactctggcctaattcaacttaagcttagcctagccacttgctaatccacttccatcccaattaccctagccctatcccgccgctgtgacaaaacgggacctgctaaaaaaacctagggagggtgggagggacaattaacgggtaagtgcggattctgaattaaaatggccgtttgctaaaatggctgcttaatatactcgcacttttccacaccctttagcatgctccaccctaaaccccacccccgaatctatagctccacctgcctactccttggctctgtcaaggcccattcccctgactgcgctgatccatgggcttcagtctttttgtctgccatgtgggtaatggagttttgcctcagtccttggagataattagattccttcctcaattatctccaggccagaggggagggattgtgaggcattgtgggaggtaaccggtctgagctggaaagtcatgctgacaggggttttaaaagatactattactaacttttgaaccccggtctgattcatgccattttttaatatgttgttcccctgaatggattgattgtggatatgtatttttatgtgaatgtgatgtatggttttagagttatgaaagttgggtagaaagtatgttttaactgtatgtgtaattgggttaagtgttaatctaaggggaggagatgtgtgggaggtaacatctatgctattggatattttacacctcccctgtgggcaggcttaaatgtgtaagatggaaataaaagccaggctgggtgtgccagtccagagttcctgtttaaccctaaagtgaagtgtcgtctcattattgggggaggatttattgcatgctgttccagtttgactgctaggagtgcaaacctattcgtatggttcctattcaactgtctacagcattcagaggcttgagaggattcatatacttctccgatacggtgattgtggtgtctgccagagtgcttggagtcctcaggaaacgctaggagcatcctttaacggaggtacccagtcggggtgccaggcgatccgttacactccccgcaccctgattcctctcctgcaactgtcattacaaAAAACATATAGCCCTCAGTAAATACTATcctaacctacttttctaccctatccttacttttttgtgtcactatatcccactccctttagcatgtaagcacattgagcagggccctcaatccctctgttcctgtgtgtccaacttgtctggttacaactacatgtctgttcgtccacccattgtaaagtgctacggaatctgttggaacTTTATAAATGATAATTCACCAAGATGGTCAAAGACTTGAGGATTCCTATATCACTACTCGCTGGCATCTCAGGGAATATGGGTGTGATAGTTTTAGACGCTCAGTGTTTTTGATATCCTGGCCCTCAGTGTAAATGATAGGTGGACTGACATACCATTGTCCTTTAAAATGTTGGTGAATGGACTTGAGAtcacatattaatttatttttaaataaaatatatttttattgtatcatGCAATAGGAAGACAAAGTAGGATAATTTTGCTGTTTCTAAACCAATCTATTCAACTTTAATCCCATAACGcggttacggcgttctatgccgtccccatttaaatgggATAGAACGGCTTTCAGCCCCTGGaggtatgtattatatatatatatatatacatcttatatatatgtaacgtcatatgcagtgtattttaatgttaatataagtatatatatatatatatattagttttaaaatatacttagaatgaagttacatatatatgatatatatatattatatatatatatataatacatatatatatatatatattatatatatatatatatatatatatatatataatatttatatatacacgtataattacaagaataaataaaaacaataataaaataaattaataaaatataataaagaaaaaaaaaaaattatacacacataccgtatacagggagtgcagaattattaggcaagttgtatttttgaggattaattttattattgaacaacaaccatgttctcaatgtacccaaaaaactcattaatatcaaagcggaatatttttggaagtagtttttagtttgtttttagttatagctattttagggggatatctgtgtgtgcagttgACTATTActatgcataattattaggcaacttaacaaaaaacaaatatatacccatttcaattatttatttttaccagtgaaaccaatataacatctcaacattcacaaatatacatttctgacattcaaaaacataacaaaaacaaatcagtgaccaatatagccacctttctttgcaaggacactcaaaagtctgccatccatggattctgtcagtgttttgatctgttcaccatcaacattgcgtgcagcagcaaccacagcctcccagacactgttcagagaggtgtactgttttccctccttgtaaatctcacatttgatgatggaccacaggttctcaatggggttcagatcaggtgaacaaggaggccatgtcattagattttcttcttttataccacgctgtggagtacttggacgcgtgtgatggagcattgtcctgcatgaaaatcatgtttttcttgaaggatgcagacttcttcctgtaccactgcttgaagaaggtgtcttccagaaactggcagtaggactgggagttgagcttgactccatcctcaacccgaaaaggccccacaagctcatctttgatgataccagcccaaaccagtactccacctccaccttgctggcgtctgagtcggactggagctctctgccctttaccaatccatccatctggcccatcaagactcactctcatttcatcagtccataaaaccttagaaaaatcagtcttgagatatttcttggcccagtcttgacgtttcagcttgtgtgtcttgttcagtggtggtcgtctttcagcctttcttaccttggccatgtctctgagtattgcacaccttgtgcttttgggcactccagtgatgttgcagctctgaaatatggccaaactggtggcaagtggcatcttggcagctgcacgcttgacttttctcagttcatgggcagttattttgcgccttggtttctccacacgcttcttgcaaccctgttgactattttgaatgaaatgcttgattgttagatgatcacgcttcagaagctttgcaattttaagagtgctgcatccctctgcaagatatctcactatttttgacttttctgagcctgtcaagtccttcttttgacccattttgccaaaggaaaggaagttgcctaataattatgcacacctgatatagggtgttgatgtcattagaccacaccccttctcattacagagatgcacatcacctaatatgcttaattggtagtaggctttcaagcctatacagcttggagtaagacaacatgcataaagaggatgatgtggtcaaaatactaatttgcctaataattctgcactccctgtatactcgagtataagctgacccgaatataagccaaggcccctaattttaccccaaaaaactgggaaaacttattgactcaagtataagactagggtgggaaatgctgcagctactggtaaatgtctaaataaaattagatcctaaaaaatttagattaattgaatatttatttacagtgtgtgtatataatgaatgcagtgtgtgtgtatgaatgcagtgtgtgtatatgaatgcagtgtgtgtatatgaatgcagtgtgtgtatatgagctcagtgtgtgtatgagtgcagtgtgtgtatgaatgcagtgtgtgtgtatgaatgcagtgtgtgtgtatgaatgcagtgtgtgtgtatgagtgcagtgtgtgtgtatgagtgcagtgtgtgtgtatgagtgcagtgtgtgtgtatgagtgcagtgtgtgtgtatgagtgcagtgtgtgtgtgtatgagtgcagtgtgtgtgtgtatgagtgcagtgtgtgtgtgtatgagtgcagtgtgtgtgtgtgagttgcagttgcagagccttggtggggggtgggcatttttattatttaattttattattttaataatttttttgttgtattattattattattattattttttattattttaatttttttatttttattattatttttatttattttttgtcccccctccctgcttgagacatggcagggaagggggctctcactccctggtggtccagtggcattggcagttcagtggaggggggctggccggaagctcttacctctcctgcagctccggacagctctctcctcctccgcgctggtccggtcagctcctctgtcagctcccagtgtctcTTGCGAgagacagaggtgctgaccggaccggcgcggaggaggagagagctgaccggaccggcttGGAGGATAAGGGTGCTGACAGGAgctacaggagaggtaagtaaacacacACAGcctcttgtctgtattatggcaatgtaaattgccataatacagacattgactcgagtatactcgaggatatacggtatgtaatttcattctaactgtattttgttattaatatatatatatattggtagcaaaatacacttagaatgacaatctatatataaaatacaaaaaaacgcaaatatatatatatatatatatatatatatatatatatatatacacacttcaggtaaatagtgatcagcactctcggTCTTCAGCAgattaaaacttacattttattgaaatcCATTAaaagaatcaacgtttcagttcctcttggaacttatcctgatgaaagttccaagaggaactgaaacgttgatcttttaatggatttcaataaaatgtaagttttaatcTGCTGAAGAccgagagtgctgatcactatTTACCTGAAGTATTATTGTTCCCTGGATTACAAGCACCCGGCAAATTACAATCTATGAGCATGAGTGCAAGGATAtcctgtatttttatatatatatatatatatatatatatatatatatatatatatatatatatatatatatatatatatatcattgcataaatgattacataagtatacacgtagaatttaaatacatacatatatatatatatgtgtatatatatattaaaattctatgtgtatatttaagcaatattttaacataattatgtgatttaattaattaaaatttgattgacatgcctgacaacccaggcagaaagtgcagataatttaatttgctagcactatatttaaccctgtaactttccaagacaccataaaacctgtacatggggggtactgttttactcgggagacttcactgaacacaaatattagtatttaaaaatgataaatagtattacaacgatgatagtcagtaaaagtgaagttttttgcatttttcatacatgaacggcacttttactgacgatattattgttgtaatatgttttactgttttgaaacacttatgtttgtgttcagtgaagtctcccaagtataacagtacccccaatgtacaggttttatggtgttttggaaagttagagagtcaaatataagacttgcatttcatttttttcacatttaaatttgccagtttggtaatgttgcctttgagaccatatggtagcccaggaataagaattacccccatgatagcataccatttgcaaaagtagacatcccaaggtattgcaaatgagttatgtccagtcatttttagtagtcacttagcctgaaggggttaaccgttTACACATAAACAGAATAATTCACTGTACTGTATTCTAAATATTATTACATTGAAACCCAAATGGTAAAATTTAGTCTACCATAGTTATTTTATGAAGGATCGGCCAGTGATATATCTGACTACAGGCAATCATCAGTTCTCTGCTTATTTAGTACTCTCTCTATTTCatttgtctcccatgttggaattagtgtaggacctgctgacattggggtactgtgaagtagtggtgggcttggcaaaatatggccatgtggtggaactgaatccccatatttgtttgccgaGATAGGTGACTCATACAGATAGAAatctagacacacatacatatacacaggcacacaggggcacacactgacccatgcatatacacagacatacatacagatacaccaatgcacagacacatacactgacatccatgcaaatacacagatacacacttaaaCACATAccaatacacatataaacacacacatatatacacacactggcagacgcacatgcagatacacagacacacagaatggcacacagatacacagaatgacacacatacagataaccagacacagacacattgacacacatgcagatacacagatatacacatacagctacacattcagctgcacagacacacagataaacaaataatgatacttatacagatacaaacactgacacacgtacagacagatagatacacacaggcatacactgacacacatgcgcatacacagtcacacagatacacatacagacacacatgcaaatacacagacacatacagtcacacacatacagatacacaagtgCATATATAGACacaagtacatttaaaaaaatatttatggagatgcacaaaacaaaaatattttagaatctttaaaaaaaaaaaaaaaacccttttaagTAATTTCTGCTTACCTTGTCGCACACTGATCTTATGAAGCCTATATCATATTTACCATTATTATTATGCCCATATACTTATCACGCTACATTAATGAATACAACTTGTGCTCCTCTCGTCTGTGTAACCAGGTTGggatttattccagaaattttatATCACGGCTGCAAAATGTAGTGTTGGTCATTTAATTATCCAAATGAAGCAGAGCGTTTGAGAAAATAGCCTTTATTTATAATCCATTTAAATTATTCTCATTTCCCTATCTGTCAAATGAATTCCcaatataattctataaatagaGAACAAGGAACTGTGGTTTCTTCAGAGACCTAATTATTTATACAAGGAATTGTCaatatatcatattattattGCACTCATTTATGGAGATTCTAAGGAGTAAAATAgaagtaattaaaaatcacagttTTGGCTTTCGAGATACAACCCTGTATTTCACATTCTGTTACTGTTTAAATGAACCCTCACACTGCTACCATTGGTGTGAGGGAATACGAATAAGGTGAAATTACTAATAGCATAATAACCAGTGTATTAGAAAATGAGTTATGTTCAGTTCTCGGTAACTAGATCTGTGATAGGTATTATCTCGACTCACAAGATGATTTCTTAGCGTAACTCAGCTATCGATTAAGTCAAAAACTGGAATAAGTGGAATTAATCTAGCTTTTATATCTGATTCTGATTGCAGCTATAAAGTTTGTGAGACTCCACCAAGTACCCCAGAGACAGGCACCAGCTCATTAAATCTTGCAGGACTACAGCAGAGAGCAGCACAAggcaaaaattacaataaaaatattaaattaacgaACCTTGGTATTTGTGAGACCCAAGAATGGAAGAAGAGACAGTGGATTTTTCACACTGAAGAAACCAATTA
This region of Pelobates fuscus isolate aPelFus1 chromosome 2, aPelFus1.pri, whole genome shotgun sequence genomic DNA includes:
- the LOC134586081 gene encoding olfactory receptor 10A7-like → MNRSTVTEFILLGLSSDPSIQVILFIIFLVAYVASLAANGLLILAVSFDHHLHNPMYFFLINLSIINIGVPSVIVPKMLVNLMCEENSISYASCSTQIFFYILLGSSEYILLVFMAYDRFIAICKPLRYHMVMSTSTCTRMITITWTVSCALSSVQTFFLCSLTFCGPNVINHFFCVFPSLMLLSCSDTSALDVMTLGGSVIVLLVPLILILFSYCRIIVLVMRIQSGRYKAFSTCISHLIVVAMFYGITLVMFLRSKVSVDENRDKILSVFHIVVTPLSNPLIYSVRNKDVLRAMRQLEKLL